ATTTTAAAATATCTGCAAGCAGGGGTCAACGTCACATTTGGTTGTGATGGGGCTTCGAGTAATGACTCTCAAGACTTATTAGAAGCCATCAAAATTGGTTCCATTTTGCACAACATTACAGACTTAGATTATCAGCACTGGATTACACCCCGAAAAGCCGTAGAAATGGCATCTTTAGGCGGTGCAAAAGGACTAAATTTATCAGAGCAACTGGGTTCCCTCACCGTGGGAAAACAAGCGGATTTAGTCCTTTATGACCTAACTAATTTATCATTACTACCCCGTACAGACCCTATTGGTTTATTAGTATTAGGGCGTCCCAGCAACGTTGTTCATAGTGCTTGGGTCAATGGTAAACAAATAGTTGCTGATGGTCAAATTACCACCATCAATGTTGACGATTTGCGAAAAGAACTATTTAACCGTAGCCAGTGGGAGAGTCAGCGTCAGTCCCCCACCGTCGCCGAATTAGAGCTGCATTATCGCACAGTTATGGGTTTGTGAAACCCAGAGTAACGCCGAAATACACTCGTAGGGGCACGGCAATGCCGTGCCCCTACCCCCACAATATCATCGCTATTCACCTTTTTACCTCTCACCGCTAAAAAATGGAGCTTTGATCTCCGTGAATGAAGCTCAAAGCTCCGTTCATCTAGCTCAAAGCTCCGTTCATCTAGCTCAAAGCTCCGTTCATCTAGCTCAAAGCTCCGTTCATCTAGCTCGGAACTCCGTCAATCTAGCTCAAAGCTCCGTTCATCTAGCTCAAAGCTCCGTTCATCTAGCTCGGAACTCCGTCAATCTAGCTCAAAGCTCCGTTCATCTAGCTCAAAGCTCCATTCATCTAGCTCAAAGCTCCGTTCATCTAGCTCAAAGCTCCGTTCATCTAGCTCAAAGCTCCATTCATCTAGCTCAAAGCTCCATTCATCTAGCTCAAAGCTCCATTCATCTAGCTCAAAGCTCCGTGGATATAGATCAATACAGTTCAGTTAGGCTCGAATGATATACACTGTAGGGGCACGGCATCCAAAATTTTTTCTTCTAATGACAATTTTATTCGTGCCGTGCCCCTACGACAATTTTCCTTAACTGAACTGTATTGGGATATAGATTGCGTAGGGGCGCAAGGCCTTGCGCCCCTACAAATTAATCAATCAGGCTTTGAACTCCCTTAATGAGTCTTTGCTTTGGACGGTTTCTAGCGGTTCCTGTCAACGAAAACCCCAGAAATATCTAGACAAGATACAAACTCAAGACAGATTTTTGTGTATGCTTTGTGACCAAGGGACTGAGCAATACATTCTGGGGAATCAACATGGAACGTGCTATCTCCGCGCTGGGAATCTTAGTTTTCATCGGTATATCCTACGCCCTGTCGGTGAATCGTCAAGCAGTGCGTTGGCGAACAGTGGCTTGGGGATTGGGGTTAGAGTTTATCTTGGCGCTGCTGATTCTCAAAACTCCCTGGGGATTGAATGCGTTTAAGTCTTTGGGAGATGTCGTCAGCACTTTTTTAGGATTTTCTGATGTTGGTGCAGAATTTGTCTTTGGTAAGAATTTCAAAGATCATTTATTTGCCTTCCAAGTGCTGCCGACAATTATATTTTTCTCTGCCTTCATCACTGTATTGTACCACTACGGGATTTTGCAGTGGGTGGTGAATGGGCTGGCGTGGGTGATGATGAAGACGATGAAAACTTCGGCTCTTGCGTGTATAGCGTGCTTAATTATTAATGAAAGTCGATTAAATTGCTTTAATAACAAGGCTTATAGGCGTTTATAATTTGATTTTTAGTAACAGTAGCTCAAATACAAAAAATAATGGCTTTTATCGGAGCCAGGCAAGGGTTTCAAACTTATTTTTTAACAAATTCAGCACGCTAAGTACGCAAGAACCAAATTTCTCAACGGGGAGTAATTATTGCCACCTATGCGCTGTGTAACTTTGCAAATATCGGCTCAATTGGCATTACCATTGGTGGAATTGCCGGGATAGCACCTAATCGCCAACATGACTTAGCTCGTATGGGTGTAAAGTCGATGATTGGCGGATTATTGGCGGGTTTTATTACTGCTTGTATTGCGGGTATATTGGTTTAATGGTTGACGGTTGATTGTTGACCACAGTCGTCATTTTCATCTTAGTAAGTAGGCAGAAATAAACCAAACTATGTTAAGAAAAGTAAACAAGCCTGAAACTCTTACCAATGACCAATGACAAAGGACAAATGACGACCCTCGACCGTACGGTTCAATAGCCGACCTACTTTTACTGTTTTTCAACATAACCTAATCTCCAGCTACTAGGTTGTTTTAACTGATATCCCTTACCTTGGAGTATCAGCCAAAAAGCAACCCTGGTGTTTACATATCCCTTCATCAAGGAATATCCAGGGGGCGGATAAATACCGACATTACGCAGATTTTCATAATTGACAATAGATCCACAGTAAGTTTGATTTCCAGGGATTGAGAGGGTGAATGAATGGTCATTTTCATATCCATTGGGAATCATAAATATACCGTAGACATGATGGCGACCATTCCAAGGCTGAATGACTAGTTTTTCTGGATATGTGTAATATTTTTCTCTTTGACCAGAGGAAATAAACGCTGATGATCTGCAAGGAGTGATCGGCGATTGTTCTGCGATGTAAGAATAGCCTATCTTGCCAAATACAATAATAAGTGCTAATAGAATATAGATGTAAAGTACTTGATATTTTTGCACTTGTTAGGTTCTCCACTACCTCTTTTTTGTTATAGCTTAGTATTTCTTATTGTTCAGGAAGAAAAAGGAGCGATCGCTACAAGTTCAGGACTTACTCACCTGGCACATATATAGCGTTTCTCGCCCTAGTGAGGTACATCGGTAAGGGCACGGCAGTGCCGTGCCCCTACATCGCGTGATACAATTTTGTACCTCATCTGAATAGGAAGTGCTATAGCAGGGGACTGGGGACTGGGGACTGGGGACTGGGTTACAAGGATGACGAAAACATCTTGAGCCGACATCAACCGCCTGGTTGATTAGAGATCGGGATGGTTGAGGAATCGTCAATGTTTGTGAGACAATATTGATGGTCGTTGACCCACCCGAATGACTAAGAGGCCACCCTTGGGGTATAAAGTATGTACTCGGCAGAGATCGCTTAAGCTGAAAACCTAGCTGGTTGACCATTGTCGTAAATCCAAGGCGAGTAAGACGAAAAGTAATCAAACTGTCTGCGGAAGGCGGATAGCTGCGCGGGTTCTCTCTTGAGAAGATAAAGGTAGAAATACCAGAGACGCTGTGTAAGACTTAGACCGGATTTGGTTCCGGGTACTCAGTAATGAGTACGCCCAACAGAGCAACGGCGAACGAGACGCGAAACGATGATGGTTGTTTCTTTTGAAGCTCCGGCTTCAGCGAAGCAAGCCGGAGTACTTCACCGAAGGAAACTAAGATCAAGGCAAGCTAGCTGCAATCAACAATGGTATCTAATACTACTCCGTTCTCGGATATTCAAAACCATTGGGCACGTTTGTTTATTCAAGCATTAGCCCAACGTAGCATTGTGACTGGGTTTTCTAATGGAACCTTTCGCCCTGATAACTCCCTCACCCGTGCTGAGTTTGCAGTCCTTATCACCAAGGCCTTTGGGAAAGTTCCCCAGAAGCGCCAATATGTCTCCTTTGCTGATGTCCCGACGAATTATTGGGCGGTGACGGCTATTAAAACCGCTTATGAAAGAGGATTTATTAACGGGTTTCCTGACAATCGTTTCCGTCCTGACAACAGAATTACTAGGTTAGAAATTTTACTTTCCCTCATCACAGGCTTGGAAATTGGTACGAAGGTAAAACCTGATCTGCTAACAGCACTCCCACAAATTTATCAAGATGCAGCGCAGATTCCTGGATATGCTAGAAATCAGGTGGCTATTGCTACAAGTGCCGGAATAGTAGCAAATTTCCCCAATATAAAAATACTCAATCCCAATCTCGCCGCCATCCGTGCCGATGTTATAGTTTTTATCTATCAAGCTTTAGTCTATCTGGGTGAACTTCCCAAAATTCCATCTACTTACCTTGTAGAAATTGGAACAGTAACACCAACACCAACACCAACACCAATCCCTGTTCCAACACCAGTACCAAAGCCAACACCAACACCAATCCCTGTTCCAACACCAGTACCAAAGCCAACACCAACACCAATCCCTGTTCCAACACCCAGTCCGATACCCATACCAGTACCAAAGCCAACACCAACACCAATCCCGGTGCCAATACCGACGCCAACACCCACAGCAACACCGCCAGGTAGTGTCAAGGTAAATCATCGCCGGGAGTTTAGGGGGGCTTGGGTAGCAACTGTGTGGAATAGTGATTGGCCATCCAAAGCGGGATTAACTGTTGCCCAACAGCAAGCAGAACTGGTTAATATTATCACCCAATTACAAGAGCTAAACTTCAACGCGCTGATTTTGCAGGTGCGACCAGAAGGGGATGCATTATATGCTTCGCAATTAGAGCCTTGGAGTAGTTGGATTAGTGGAACTCAGGGGAAAGCCCCAGAACCATTTTATGACCCATTAGAGTTTGCGATCGCCGAATGTCACAAGCGCAATATTGAACTTCATGCTTGGTTCAACCCCTACCGAGCTAAAACTAGCCTCAAGGGTTCGCCGAATGTTCTTCCCCACCTAGCTGTAACTAATCGTGAGGTTGTTTACCAATGGGGTAATCAGCTGTGGATGGACCCAGGGGCAAAAATCGTCCAAGACAGGGCTTACAATGTGATTATCGATGTTGTGCGGCGCTATGACTTGGATGGGATTCACCTAGATGACTATTTTTATCCCTATCCTATCCCTGGTGAGTCTTTCCCCGATAGCAAAACCTACGCCGCTTACAAGGAAAATGGTGGTACACTCAGCTTGGGTGACTGGCGGCGAGAAAATGTCAATCAAATGGTGCTGCGTCTATCTGAGGGCATTAAAGCTACAAAACCAAATGTCAAATTTGGCATTAGTCCCTTCGGTATTTACCGTCCCGGACAACCGGCTGGTATTACCGGTTTGGACGCCTATAACGTATTGTATGCTGACTCCAGAAAATGGTTAGAGCAAGGTTGGGTTGATTATTTAGCCCCACAACTCTACTGGCGCACAGACCAACCACAACAAAGTTATCCCGTATTATTGAAATGGTGGACAGAAGCTAACACCAAGAAACGCCACATTTATGCAGGTAATAATATTGGACAACTGGACGGTAAAGCCTGGAAAGATGAGGAGATTGAAAAGCAAGTAAAGATAACTCGCAATCTCGCCCAAGAGTTGTCATTGGGTAATATTTTCTTTAGTATGAGTTCTATCAATGAAAATCGCCAGGGCATTGCCGATAAATTCCAAAATTCCCTTTATCTCAGACCTGCTTTAGTACCTACTTTATCATGGCAGAATGCAGTGCCACCATCTCCTCCCCAAGGACTGCAGGTCAACAACCGCAGATTAGCTTGGCTACCCGGTGACAATAACCCCGTGCGTTCTTGGACGCTTTATCGCCAAACGGGAGATGCTTGGACACTACAGCGCGTTTTGTCTGCAGGGACAACCTTTGCTACCGTTGAACCTGGAACCTATGCTGTATGCGCCGTGGATCGGTTGGCGAATGAGAGTGTGGGTGTGGTGATTTCTGTGAGTTGAGATCAATAATAGACCACGCTTTTGGGGCGCAAGGCCTTGCGCCCCTACGCACAGTGTTACCCGCATTTCTCACAAGGAGAGAAGGGATTGAACTTGGCAGATTGAACTCTCCCAAAGCGCGAACCTCACGGGCGAAGTAATGAGTAATGAGTAATAAGTAATAAGTAAGATTCATTACTCATTACTCATTACTCATTACTCATTACTTATTTAATTATTGAGATGTGGTGAGAAATTCGGGGTTAGGGTTCGGTATTTTCCACCGGAACGGGAGTTGTAATTTCTGCTGACGCTAAAGCATGGATAAAAATCTTCCGCAGAACGCGCTGGATCTGAAGATGCTTTCCTGGCTTAACTTTTGTCAAAGTCCTGAGCAACAAATTAGATTCTCCCAGACTCTCTATTCCATCCACCTGTGTAGGTTCAAGTACATCTGGTTCATTGACTTTTAACTGTTTTCCTAGTTCATCAATGAGTTCGTAGACATGAGCTAAGTTAGCATCATAAGGTATGGTAATTTCCACCACTGCAAAAATATACTGTTTAGAGTAGTTGGTAATTGACCCAATCTCGCCATTACGAATAATCTGTAATTGACCATTGGGGTGTCTAATACGAGTGGTTCTCAGTTCAATTGCTTCTACAGTCCCCTCTAAAAGCTTATCTTCAGATTTCCCGGCCTGGATATAGTCACCTACTAAGTAATAGTTTTCAAACAGAATAAAAAAGCCGCAGACTATATCGTTAATTAGTGCTTGCGCCCCAAAACCCACAGCTATACCCAAAATACCTGCACCAGCGAGTATGGGAGTAGGATTGATGTCGAGGATGTAGAGGATGGAAACAATAGCAGTAAAGTAAACTAAATATTGCAAAAAACTTCGGATCAGCGGAACGAGAGTCAGACGTCTGCTAGTTTGAACCTCAGTCAAATTTTTGTTTTGGAATAATATCTCTTCTATAATTATGTAGATAACCTCAAACAAAACACGACTGATGAAGATAATGCCGATTATCTTCACAATTCGAGGTCCGAAAATTGCAATATTGGCGATGAACTTAACTTGCTGGATCACCAACGTCGCTACACAAACATAAATTATAAATTCCCAACACCGCTTTAAAAAAGGGATGAGGTGTCGCAGACGATCATGGAATCTCAGCAGGTTGTCAGGACTGGAGTATCTGAGACTGAGAGCATCTAGGCTATCAATAATGGCGGTGACTGCTTTGGGTATGAGTAACCCCACTGCAATGATCAAATAAATCCGCAGTAGGATGTACAAGTACTCAGTTATGACTACTGGGACTTTGAGAAAATTACTACAGCAAATTAGCACCCATAGCCAAATCCCACTGGTGATGACTTTGTTGAGGTTGTCAAAGAAGCTTTCAACATTTTGA
The Gloeotrichia echinulata CP02 DNA segment above includes these coding regions:
- a CDS encoding family 10 glycosylhydrolase → MVSNTTPFSDIQNHWARLFIQALAQRSIVTGFSNGTFRPDNSLTRAEFAVLITKAFGKVPQKRQYVSFADVPTNYWAVTAIKTAYERGFINGFPDNRFRPDNRITRLEILLSLITGLEIGTKVKPDLLTALPQIYQDAAQIPGYARNQVAIATSAGIVANFPNIKILNPNLAAIRADVIVFIYQALVYLGELPKIPSTYLVEIGTVTPTPTPTPIPVPTPVPKPTPTPIPVPTPVPKPTPTPIPVPTPSPIPIPVPKPTPTPIPVPIPTPTPTATPPGSVKVNHRREFRGAWVATVWNSDWPSKAGLTVAQQQAELVNIITQLQELNFNALILQVRPEGDALYASQLEPWSSWISGTQGKAPEPFYDPLEFAIAECHKRNIELHAWFNPYRAKTSLKGSPNVLPHLAVTNREVVYQWGNQLWMDPGAKIVQDRAYNVIIDVVRRYDLDGIHLDDYFYPYPIPGESFPDSKTYAAYKENGGTLSLGDWRRENVNQMVLRLSEGIKATKPNVKFGISPFGIYRPGQPAGITGLDAYNVLYADSRKWLEQGWVDYLAPQLYWRTDQPQQSYPVLLKWWTEANTKKRHIYAGNNIGQLDGKAWKDEEIEKQVKITRNLAQELSLGNIFFSMSSINENRQGIADKFQNSLYLRPALVPTLSWQNAVPPSPPQGLQVNNRRLAWLPGDNNPVRSWTLYRQTGDAWTLQRVLSAGTTFATVEPGTYAVCAVDRLANESVGVVISVS
- a CDS encoding mechanosensitive ion channel domain-containing protein, which produces MNILIILAEICLTIFVFFLLNWLWEKFSKLLVKLSIFKSEQRNIKTLRRNVRRLLIISCLALSSLIIGVNGYLIYRGENLQQYTLLLIRSIPSGFWISLGIGITQSIVTVILAAIALKLVRYWLKIACIRAKNIEQNTADDQNVESFFDNLNKVITSGIWLWVLICCSNFLKVPVVITEYLYILLRIYLIIAVGLLIPKAVTAIIDSLDALSLRYSSPDNLLRFHDRLRHLIPFLKRCWEFIIYVCVATLVIQQVKFIANIAIFGPRIVKIIGIIFISRVLFEVIYIIIEEILFQNKNLTEVQTSRRLTLVPLIRSFLQYLVYFTAIVSILYILDINPTPILAGAGILGIAVGFGAQALINDIVCGFFILFENYYLVGDYIQAGKSEDKLLEGTVEAIELRTTRIRHPNGQLQIIRNGEIGSITNYSKQYIFAVVEITIPYDANLAHVYELIDELGKQLKVNEPDVLEPTQVDGIESLGESNLLLRTLTKVKPGKHLQIQRVLRKIFIHALASAEITTPVPVENTEP